One genomic segment of Pelagerythrobacter marensis includes these proteins:
- a CDS encoding 2-oxoacid:ferredoxin oxidoreductase subunit beta, with amino-acid sequence MNDMTPVQTTLKDWETDQEVRWCPGCGDYAILKAVQRTLPQIGADPANTVFISGIGCSSRFPYYMESYGFHTIHGRAPAVATGVKLANPDLDIWLVTGDGDGLSIGGNHLMHVLRRNVNMQIMLFNNEIYGLTKGQYSPTSREGTKSPSTPLGSYDHPARPAAFALGSGARFVARGFDVSKKLPEVLKAAHAHQGAAFIEIFQNCIVYNKDVFDDFAAPKGAEAQQLWLEHGEPMLFAGGTRGITLDRDRLRLEVVDVVDGDWEAAGVIVHDAANRSIAHMLVEMPFGPFPMALGVLYDDPRPTFETAVVEERAKASEGKEPDLARLLGKGQTWTVSGTAQDPA; translated from the coding sequence ATGAACGACATGACCCCCGTGCAGACCACGCTCAAGGACTGGGAAACTGACCAGGAGGTCCGCTGGTGCCCGGGCTGCGGCGACTACGCGATCCTCAAGGCGGTGCAGCGCACGCTGCCGCAGATCGGGGCCGATCCGGCGAACACCGTGTTCATCAGCGGCATCGGCTGTTCCAGCCGTTTCCCCTATTACATGGAAAGCTACGGCTTCCACACGATCCACGGCCGCGCGCCGGCCGTGGCGACCGGGGTGAAGCTGGCCAATCCCGATCTCGACATCTGGCTGGTGACCGGCGACGGCGATGGCCTGTCGATCGGCGGCAACCATTTGATGCACGTGCTGCGGCGCAACGTGAACATGCAGATCATGCTGTTCAATAACGAGATCTACGGTCTGACCAAAGGCCAGTACTCGCCGACCAGCCGCGAGGGGACCAAGTCGCCCTCGACCCCGCTCGGCAGCTACGACCACCCGGCGCGCCCGGCGGCCTTTGCGCTCGGTTCGGGCGCGCGCTTCGTCGCGCGCGGGTTCGACGTTTCGAAGAAGCTGCCCGAAGTGCTCAAGGCCGCCCATGCCCACCAGGGCGCGGCCTTCATCGAAATCTTCCAGAACTGCATCGTCTACAACAAGGACGTGTTCGACGATTTCGCCGCGCCCAAGGGGGCGGAGGCGCAGCAGCTCTGGCTCGAACATGGCGAGCCGATGCTGTTCGCCGGTGGCACCAGGGGCATCACGCTCGACCGCGACAGACTGCGCCTCGAAGTGGTCGATGTCGTCGATGGCGATTGGGAAGCGGCCGGGGTGATCGTGCACGATGCGGCCAATCGCTCGATCGCGCACATGCTGGTGGAAATGCCGTTCGGGCCGTTCCCGATGGCGCTGGGCGTGCTCTACGACGATCCGCGGCCGACCTTCGAAACCGCGGTTGTCGAAGAACGCGCCAAGGCCAGCGAGGGCAAGGAACCCGATCTCGCCCGACTGCTGGGCAAGGGGCAGACCTGGACCGTCAGCGGCACCGCGCAGGATCCGGCCTGA